The proteins below are encoded in one region of Thiohalomonas denitrificans:
- a CDS encoding prepilin-type N-terminal cleavage/methylation domain-containing protein, protein MQRREQSGFTLVEMIVSIILLGIIAGMLAPVIKTNIDAYSDTQSRSHLLDKVRVSLGRLSRELRQGTVSTTTASGSTLEFYSSTVGGRYVSFNASLPRIANADCSKKRNQSPSELERFLPGEPIGTLCVLYPGDLGGLAATKRDALIIGRDVVAVTDITAQLSAAPPASDEYDGALWKLDLNCPTPPDNDCTFSSTSTSALNTYSLADYQHRVSLDGTTLQWQRTVASADDFSAADQGILLNNVSSFTTSLDTQKGVVSVHLTVAEGSESISVSEDIYVRN, encoded by the coding sequence ATGCAGAGACGCGAACAATCCGGCTTCACCCTGGTTGAGATGATCGTGAGCATCATTCTTCTCGGTATCATCGCCGGGATGCTGGCGCCGGTGATCAAAACCAACATCGATGCCTACAGCGATACCCAATCCCGCTCTCACCTGCTCGACAAGGTGCGTGTCTCCCTTGGCCGATTGTCACGCGAATTACGCCAAGGAACGGTGTCTACGACTACAGCCTCCGGTTCCACTCTGGAGTTTTATTCCAGCACCGTGGGCGGACGCTACGTCAGTTTCAATGCCAGTCTGCCGCGCATCGCCAACGCGGATTGCAGCAAAAAGCGCAACCAGTCACCGAGCGAACTGGAGCGGTTTCTGCCGGGCGAACCAATCGGCACGCTCTGTGTGCTCTATCCGGGTGACCTCGGGGGATTGGCCGCGACCAAGCGCGACGCGCTGATCATCGGGCGTGATGTGGTTGCAGTAACTGACATTACCGCACAGCTTTCGGCCGCACCGCCCGCCAGTGACGAATACGATGGTGCACTTTGGAAACTTGATCTCAACTGTCCGACCCCACCCGACAACGACTGCACCTTCAGTTCCACCTCGACCAGCGCCCTGAATACCTACAGTCTTGCCGACTATCAGCACCGTGTCTCTCTGGATGGAACCACTCTGCAGTGGCAGCGCACCGTCGCCTCCGCCGACGACTTCAGTGCAGCGGACCAGGGGATTCTTCTCAACAATGTCAGCAGCTTCACTACCAGCCTGGACACTCAAAAAGGCGTTGTCTCGGTCCACCTGACGGTCGCTGAGGGCAGTGAATCCATCAGCGTGAGCGAGGATATCTATGTGCGGAATTAA
- a CDS encoding prepilin-type N-terminal cleavage/methylation domain-containing protein, translating to MKVPSRMHGFTLVELIIIVILLGILAVYAAPRLGGLSSYTLAASRSELLEAIRYAQEASMASVDHQYQIDTGGANKYRVRAYDLDNNNYSNVTSPLTGSSPFVADSGDWSGVSASVLTLSFDSRGYPCANVAPCTTPMTTTRTITVSSGGSRTITIEPITGFAYAN from the coding sequence ATGAAGGTGCCGAGCCGGATGCACGGCTTCACCCTGGTTGAATTGATCATTATCGTGATCCTGCTCGGTATTCTGGCAGTCTACGCAGCCCCACGACTGGGTGGTTTATCCAGCTACACACTTGCCGCCAGCCGTAGCGAACTGCTCGAGGCTATCCGTTACGCCCAGGAGGCCTCAATGGCCAGCGTGGACCATCAGTATCAAATCGATACCGGCGGTGCGAACAAGTACCGGGTACGTGCATACGATCTCGATAACAACAATTACTCGAATGTCACCAGCCCGTTGACCGGAAGCAGCCCCTTCGTCGCCGATAGCGGCGATTGGTCGGGGGTTTCCGCCTCCGTCCTCACTCTCAGCTTCGATAGCCGCGGCTATCCGTGTGCCAACGTGGCTCCATGCACCACACCGATGACAACCACGCGAACCATCACCGTGTCGTCCGGCGGGTCCCGCACGATCACCATTGAGCCGATCACGGGGTTCGCCTATGCCAATTGA
- the glnL gene encoding nitrogen regulation protein NR(II), whose protein sequence is MAASVQPSPELTPRILENLHTAVMVFDADLKLGYLNPAGEMLFAVSARRATGVHASELLLDDDLVDALANVFRSGHPFTERERAIEFPASGERMTVDLTALPLSDPQHAREVLVEMSQVDRQLRITREETLLSQSSATRALVRGLAHEIKNPLGGLRGAAQLLERELSNEELKEYTRIIIEEADRLQNLMNRMLGPNALPRQRLVNIHEVLERVRQVVGAEAPSGVRIDRDYDPSIPELTADSDQLIQSVMNLVRNAVQAVGQSGRIVLRTRTLRQYTIGHTLHKLVARIDVIDNGPGISEEVRESVFLPMVTGRSGGTGLGLPIAQSLINAHGGLIECESRPGCTVFTVLLPLA, encoded by the coding sequence ATGGCAGCCAGCGTGCAACCCTCACCCGAACTCACTCCGCGCATTCTCGAGAACCTGCACACTGCGGTGATGGTTTTTGATGCCGATTTGAAGCTCGGTTATCTGAACCCCGCGGGAGAAATGCTGTTTGCGGTGAGCGCGCGGCGTGCCACAGGTGTGCATGCCAGTGAGTTGCTTCTGGACGATGATCTGGTGGATGCCCTGGCCAATGTGTTCCGAAGCGGTCATCCGTTCACGGAGCGGGAACGGGCCATCGAATTCCCCGCCAGCGGCGAGCGGATGACGGTGGACCTGACCGCCCTGCCGCTCAGTGACCCGCAGCATGCCCGGGAGGTCCTGGTCGAGATGAGCCAGGTGGACCGGCAACTGCGCATCACCCGCGAGGAGACCCTGCTCTCCCAAAGCAGCGCCACCCGGGCACTGGTGCGTGGGCTGGCCCACGAAATCAAGAACCCCCTCGGCGGGCTGCGCGGGGCCGCACAGCTTCTCGAGCGCGAGCTCAGCAATGAGGAACTCAAGGAATATACCCGCATTATCATCGAAGAGGCCGATCGACTGCAGAACCTGATGAACCGGATGCTCGGCCCCAATGCCCTGCCCCGGCAGCGGCTGGTCAATATCCACGAGGTGCTCGAGCGGGTACGGCAGGTGGTGGGTGCGGAGGCACCATCCGGGGTGCGCATTGACCGTGACTATGATCCCAGCATCCCCGAGCTCACCGCCGATAGTGATCAGCTCATCCAGTCGGTCATGAACCTGGTCCGAAACGCCGTTCAGGCGGTGGGGCAAAGCGGCCGCATCGTGCTGCGCACACGCACTCTGCGCCAATACACCATCGGCCATACGCTGCACAAACTGGTTGCCCGCATCGACGTAATCGACAACGGACCGGGGATCTCCGAAGAGGTCCGGGAGAGTGTCTTTTTGCCGATGGTGACGGGACGCTCCGGCGGCACCGGTCTGGGCTTGCCGATCGCCCAGTCGCTAATCAATGCCCATGGCGGCCTGATTGAATGCGAAAGCCGTCCGGGCTGCACCGTATTTACAGTATTGCTGCCCCTGGCGTAG
- a CDS encoding REP-associated tyrosine transposase, with the protein MARPLRLEFEGAVYHITARGNARQDIFLDEEDRQQFLQLLAREVEQQGWRCYAYCLMSNHYHLLVETPEPNLSRGMRRLNGVYTQQFNRRHGRVGHLLQGRYKSILVERESYLLELCRYVVLNPVRAGMVQETSDYPWCSFAATAGYSPAPPWLDIEGVLETFHSDSRKARRAYATFVGKGTNARPWDDLRGQVWLGSAKFRERMEQLAREQPCDEIPKRQLERPRPTKSDILAQVTGKFGVDQEALFERRHPQAYQCAVYLLRREANLPLKEVAGIFGISPSRVSKIQKAVESSHDEIAPAVITGAPATK; encoded by the coding sequence ATGGCCAGACCGCTTCGACTCGAATTTGAAGGCGCCGTGTACCACATTACGGCACGTGGTAACGCACGCCAGGACATCTTCCTTGATGAGGAAGACCGTCAGCAATTCCTTCAGCTCTTGGCCCGAGAGGTCGAACAGCAAGGGTGGCGCTGCTACGCCTATTGCCTGATGTCGAACCATTACCACCTGCTGGTTGAAACACCGGAGCCCAATCTGAGTCGGGGCATGCGCCGCCTTAACGGTGTCTATACCCAGCAATTCAATCGTCGCCACGGTCGCGTCGGCCACCTCCTTCAGGGTCGTTATAAAAGCATTCTGGTGGAGCGGGAGAGCTACCTTCTCGAGCTCTGCCGATATGTGGTGCTGAACCCGGTGCGGGCGGGAATGGTTCAAGAAACATCTGATTACCCGTGGTGCAGTTTTGCAGCGACCGCAGGCTATAGCCCAGCGCCGCCGTGGCTCGATATCGAAGGGGTTCTGGAAACATTTCACTCCGATTCCCGGAAAGCCCGGCGGGCCTATGCCACGTTCGTCGGTAAGGGTACCAACGCTCGCCCGTGGGATGACCTGCGGGGCCAAGTCTGGCTGGGTAGCGCGAAATTTAGAGAACGCATGGAGCAATTGGCCCGGGAACAACCCTGTGATGAGATCCCCAAGCGCCAGCTCGAGAGGCCCCGTCCCACAAAATCGGACATCCTGGCACAAGTTACGGGGAAATTCGGTGTCGATCAGGAGGCGTTATTCGAACGGCGCCACCCGCAAGCCTATCAGTGTGCAGTTTACCTGCTCCGCCGCGAGGCAAACCTTCCCCTGAAGGAGGTTGCCGGAATCTTCGGGATTTCGCCCTCCAGGGTGTCGAAAATCCAGAAAGCCGTCGAAAGTTCTCATGATGAAATTGCCCCCGCTGTCATTACAGGAGCCCCGGCGACGAAGTAA
- a CDS encoding type IV pilus modification PilV family protein, with protein MPIDNRGFTLVETVLFIVIVSVAVAAISLQFSQNVQHSAQPLLRQKAIAYAHQYLDQMQTVRWDENTPIVGGTTTTLTDPPGTEVDENCTLADLDDFDDFNCFSDEPLGGGFTFSIDVTNGASAWDAVPAARHKRADIRISMPGDETLELTLYRADY; from the coding sequence ATGCCAATTGACAATCGGGGCTTCACGCTGGTCGAGACGGTGCTTTTCATTGTGATCGTTAGTGTCGCGGTGGCGGCCATTTCACTGCAGTTTTCCCAAAACGTTCAACACAGCGCACAGCCGCTGCTGCGTCAAAAGGCGATCGCTTATGCGCACCAGTATCTGGACCAGATGCAGACGGTACGCTGGGACGAGAACACGCCTATTGTTGGCGGTACCACCACAACACTGACGGATCCGCCCGGTACAGAGGTGGACGAGAACTGCACCCTTGCTGACCTCGATGATTTCGACGATTTCAACTGTTTCAGCGATGAACCCCTGGGCGGAGGCTTCACCTTCAGCATCGATGTGACAAACGGCGCCTCAGCGTGGGATGCCGTCCCGGCGGCCAGGCACAAGCGCGCCGATATCCGCATCTCGATGCCGGGCGATGAGACGCTGGAACTGACGCTCTATCGGGCCGATTACTGA
- a CDS encoding DUF6701 domain-containing protein encodes MRSQQRIPNCWLWLLAVLVIPISLLTVPSAANAFGATQCAADRFEDDLNCTANDVSLTNIRVVGDQRSCVGGSTITLDLEATANFGNADRYDFGIFVANDGKNPRLLSTDPDGAASCSVSSLPTTSPFLDLDSDFCGDGGGDVGGGTGSGVVYLTNVELPCRTTPTAGGKLNISYVATWYQNSGEICTSSLDVVPGSKSKCSQQDEVSELVDVIVLPTISIDDGVDFVTSGDETDYTVVIQNLTGADLGGVVFKDPAVTGLTANSITCSATDGATCPSNPTVADLQGSGITLPTMPHEGTLTFTINATLSGNHNDSITNTASVTAGGQSGYASDTDTIVVGNIALSPATSSKTGAKGQPVTHTFTLYNFGAAQDISLTASSSQGWTTSLSPASISLSADGSATVTVTVDIPSNAVTGVLDTTTITAQAGGNTTTATAVTTVAERLTFTPDNTSAGGKGASVYYSHRVQNNWSNSLSVSFSSAFSGQCTDWTADLYEIDNETPLTVPVELDPLGGYRDVVVKVTIPTGAVEDDECVVTTTASASANSAEVTDTTKVKSLVLYSDPGHTEESYIYPAGNEVYGKSFGLIPGSYYFFVWKEPDGTVQRTSPETLILDDGRFPDTFAVPQGGPLGKWTVEVFECTDGSTCNTTQSFSYTNFYVGPDHLQASYSGLNPTLGSEVVVDLALHDKWNHVVPMVGGNLVKGDASTKDPLKLTVTVSGPATIVDDGTGRWSISGQTATGRLDDTTGTATITIRNDTAETVTVTPATYNSALYGSPERDEPATVSFERPPLHHIRIIHDGHGLTCQAEPVTIKACADSDCSFTFSDPVSVDLTSPGSGWEMDSVTFSGGITVVGLSHVTSGTASLDASVTSHIPVQSRRCFDTSGTETCDVQFVDTGIVIDGDAGDGDPESAMLTQITGKPSDEGHNAANQRVRVVRTDDRTGACITGVQNQTLSASVSYLVPVAAEGLEDNSMVIDAASSANLTAAGTSDTINLAFDNDGTAPFRFTSSDAGKYTLRIAMDIPLTDADGEPTGDTLAAADQSNTFIVRPLAVFADASGNPKAQDAEGGTFSKVGETFTLNLKPLRWAPGLDDDDDGEWDDCGNTDLADPGSGYPHVPAWLIGQPGADLEKPSTGTPGILTYGDGDIAFLAGTSEVSASAIAYGEAGIIRLRENGLNDFLEEPVHLCSPYIGRFTPDHFTVEDANLTDRCDTTGEQGFTYMDENLCVDFTLAARNMGGGLVDNYRDFGVGENFAKWDGSGAVRYDLPLGAAGPLFIVGAEANGADLSSRLAIESGSMVNSWLAGQADFLVKLSVTRTATADGPFDPFNLGLYMMDGDDIPLTGMDLTIASDTFKSVGNTAIRYGRAALKDATVAGTTSGTTAAVPIEFQYYDGTDFVINSDDVTTTVTHSAGSPAFSCSEPDSDTLTCTEVTITETTVSNGGEFTFTLDNDIDEEGGTLVYELDNAPNYLTFDWDGDGSLESSDKASASVTFAPPSYHHGDRRFIYWREQQR; translated from the coding sequence GTGCGAAGCCAACAACGGATCCCGAACTGCTGGTTATGGTTGCTCGCGGTGCTGGTGATCCCCATTTCACTCTTGACAGTACCTTCAGCGGCGAATGCCTTTGGTGCCACCCAGTGCGCCGCGGATCGCTTCGAAGACGACTTGAACTGTACTGCCAATGACGTCTCCTTGACGAACATACGTGTCGTCGGCGACCAACGCTCGTGTGTGGGCGGTTCGACTATCACTCTGGATCTCGAAGCGACCGCAAACTTCGGTAATGCCGACCGCTACGATTTTGGTATTTTTGTCGCAAATGACGGAAAGAACCCACGATTATTGAGCACCGACCCGGACGGGGCCGCCAGTTGCTCGGTGAGCAGCTTGCCGACCACGAGCCCCTTCCTTGATCTGGACAGTGATTTCTGCGGTGATGGCGGTGGCGATGTCGGAGGCGGCACAGGTAGCGGCGTCGTCTACCTGACCAATGTGGAGTTACCCTGCCGGACAACACCCACGGCCGGGGGCAAACTCAATATTTCCTATGTTGCAACCTGGTACCAGAATTCGGGCGAGATCTGTACCTCCAGCCTCGACGTCGTGCCCGGTTCGAAGTCCAAGTGTTCACAGCAGGACGAAGTTAGCGAACTGGTCGATGTGATAGTGCTACCCACCATTAGCATCGATGATGGCGTGGATTTTGTAACATCGGGAGACGAAACGGATTATACGGTGGTCATTCAGAACCTGACCGGTGCGGATCTGGGCGGGGTGGTGTTTAAGGACCCTGCGGTTACGGGCCTCACAGCGAATAGCATAACCTGTTCCGCCACTGATGGTGCAACCTGCCCGAGCAACCCCACCGTTGCCGACTTGCAGGGAAGCGGGATCACGCTTCCAACCATGCCTCACGAAGGCACCCTGACTTTCACCATCAACGCCACTCTAAGCGGTAACCATAACGACAGTATCACCAATACAGCCAGTGTAACGGCCGGCGGGCAGAGTGGATACGCCAGCGACACCGATACCATCGTCGTCGGAAACATCGCCCTGAGCCCTGCAACTTCCTCCAAGACAGGTGCCAAGGGCCAACCGGTGACCCACACTTTCACGCTCTACAATTTTGGAGCCGCGCAGGACATCAGTCTCACGGCCTCCTCAAGTCAAGGGTGGACGACGAGTCTCAGTCCGGCTTCCATCAGCTTATCGGCAGATGGATCGGCGACGGTCACGGTCACCGTTGACATCCCCTCAAACGCAGTCACCGGTGTGCTCGACACGACCACCATCACCGCACAAGCAGGTGGGAATACAACAACCGCGACCGCGGTCACCACGGTAGCTGAACGCCTGACCTTCACTCCTGACAACACCAGTGCAGGGGGTAAGGGAGCTTCCGTGTACTACAGCCATCGGGTGCAGAATAACTGGTCGAATTCGCTGTCCGTCAGCTTTTCATCCGCGTTTTCAGGCCAATGCACCGACTGGACCGCGGACCTATATGAAATAGATAACGAGACGCCCCTCACAGTGCCGGTGGAGCTTGACCCCCTGGGCGGATACAGGGATGTGGTGGTTAAAGTGACGATACCCACGGGTGCAGTGGAAGACGATGAATGCGTCGTCACCACGACCGCCAGCGCCAGCGCCAACTCGGCAGAGGTGACCGATACAACGAAGGTCAAGAGTCTGGTCCTCTATTCGGACCCCGGGCACACCGAAGAGAGTTACATCTACCCCGCAGGGAATGAGGTGTACGGCAAGTCCTTCGGGCTCATCCCGGGTTCCTACTATTTCTTTGTATGGAAGGAGCCGGATGGCACGGTACAGCGCACCTCGCCGGAAACACTGATCCTCGACGACGGCCGGTTCCCCGACACCTTTGCGGTCCCGCAGGGCGGGCCGCTCGGCAAGTGGACGGTCGAAGTGTTCGAGTGCACCGACGGCAGCACTTGCAATACCACGCAAAGCTTCTCATACACAAACTTTTACGTGGGGCCGGACCATCTCCAGGCAAGTTATTCCGGCCTCAACCCCACCCTTGGCTCCGAGGTGGTCGTCGATCTGGCGCTGCACGACAAGTGGAACCACGTCGTGCCCATGGTTGGCGGCAATTTGGTGAAGGGGGATGCCAGTACCAAGGACCCACTTAAGCTCACGGTTACCGTAAGCGGTCCCGCCACAATCGTCGATGACGGAACCGGCCGATGGAGCATTTCCGGCCAAACCGCAACCGGTCGGCTGGACGACACCACCGGAACCGCCACCATTACCATACGCAACGACACCGCCGAGACGGTGACCGTTACCCCGGCGACCTACAACTCGGCCCTCTACGGTTCGCCCGAACGCGACGAGCCCGCAACGGTTTCGTTCGAGCGACCACCTCTGCACCATATCCGAATCATCCATGATGGTCATGGGCTGACCTGTCAGGCCGAACCCGTCACCATCAAGGCCTGCGCCGACAGTGACTGCTCATTCACCTTCAGCGATCCCGTTTCAGTGGACCTCACCAGCCCCGGCTCCGGCTGGGAGATGGATTCGGTCACCTTCAGTGGCGGCATAACGGTCGTGGGTCTCAGCCATGTCACAAGCGGAACCGCAAGTCTGGATGCATCCGTGACCTCTCACATTCCTGTCCAGTCGAGACGCTGTTTCGACACGAGCGGCACTGAGACCTGTGATGTTCAATTCGTCGACACCGGCATCGTGATCGACGGGGATGCTGGTGATGGCGACCCGGAAAGTGCCATGCTCACCCAAATTACGGGCAAGCCCTCGGATGAGGGTCACAACGCGGCGAACCAGCGTGTACGCGTGGTGCGTACCGATGACCGGACGGGCGCCTGTATCACGGGCGTGCAGAACCAAACCCTCAGTGCCTCCGTCAGTTATCTGGTTCCAGTCGCCGCCGAAGGACTGGAAGACAACAGCATGGTCATCGATGCGGCAAGCAGTGCGAACCTGACCGCCGCGGGCACCAGCGACACGATCAATCTCGCTTTCGATAACGACGGTACCGCCCCGTTCCGCTTTACCTCCAGCGACGCCGGCAAATACACCCTCAGGATAGCGATGGACATCCCGCTCACCGATGCCGACGGCGAGCCAACCGGAGATACACTGGCTGCCGCCGATCAAAGCAACACGTTTATTGTCCGGCCGCTGGCTGTGTTTGCCGACGCCAGCGGCAACCCGAAAGCACAGGACGCGGAGGGTGGCACATTCAGCAAGGTCGGAGAGACATTTACGCTAAACCTCAAGCCTCTGCGGTGGGCCCCCGGCCTGGACGACGATGATGACGGTGAATGGGATGACTGCGGCAATACGGACCTCGCCGATCCCGGTTCCGGATACCCCCACGTGCCGGCCTGGCTGATCGGGCAGCCGGGCGCGGACCTGGAGAAACCTTCAACGGGCACACCCGGCATACTGACATACGGAGATGGCGACATCGCGTTCCTTGCCGGCACATCCGAAGTCTCGGCAAGTGCTATCGCTTACGGCGAAGCGGGCATCATCCGGCTGCGGGAGAATGGCCTGAATGATTTCCTGGAGGAACCGGTACACCTCTGTTCACCCTACATCGGCCGCTTCACCCCCGATCACTTCACTGTGGAGGATGCGAATCTCACCGACCGCTGCGATACCACCGGAGAGCAGGGATTCACCTACATGGACGAAAATCTGTGCGTCGATTTCACCCTGGCCGCCCGCAACATGGGGGGCGGGCTGGTGGACAATTACCGCGATTTCGGGGTGGGAGAGAATTTTGCGAAGTGGGATGGCAGCGGCGCGGTGCGATACGACCTGCCGCTCGGCGCTGCGGGCCCCCTGTTCATCGTTGGCGCGGAGGCGAACGGGGCCGATCTAAGCAGCCGACTCGCCATCGAGTCCGGCAGTATGGTCAATAGCTGGCTGGCCGGCCAGGCGGATTTTCTCGTGAAGCTGTCAGTCACACGTACGGCGACTGCCGATGGCCCGTTCGACCCTTTCAACCTCGGACTCTACATGATGGACGGGGATGATATACCGCTGACAGGGATGGACCTGACTATCGCTTCGGATACCTTCAAGTCGGTCGGCAACACCGCTATCCGCTACGGCCGCGCCGCACTCAAGGATGCCACGGTGGCGGGAACCACCAGCGGCACAACGGCGGCTGTGCCGATCGAGTTTCAATACTACGACGGCACGGATTTTGTCATCAACAGTGATGATGTTACCACTACCGTGACTCACAGTGCGGGGAGCCCCGCCTTCTCCTGCAGTGAGCCGGATAGCGACACGCTCACCTGCACGGAGGTCACTATCACCGAAACGACCGTATCCAATGGAGGAGAGTTTACCTTCACCCTGGATAACGACATCGACGAGGAGGGCGGCACCCTGGTCTATGAGCTGGATAACGCGCCGAACTATCTGACCTTCGACTGGGATGGCGACGGGAGCCTGGAATCATCGGACAAGGCGAGCGCCAGCGTCACCTTCGCACCGCCAAGCTACCATCATGGCGACCGCCGCTTTATCTATTGGCGGGAGCAGCAGCGATGA
- the ntrC gene encoding nitrogen regulation protein NR(I): MDNGQTKPKIWVIDDDRSIRWVLEKALKAENIEVRSFDEAGPALKALQRQEPDALITDIRMPGMSGLELLSELRAGYPDLPVIIITAHSDLDSAVSAYQGGAFEYLPKPFDIDEAMDLVHRAVSYRHDHASEEVATEPEEEAEIIGEAPSMQEVFRAIGRLSRSNITVLINGESGTGKELVARALHRHSPRADQPFIAINTAAIPRDLLESELFGHERGAFTGAQAARKGRFEQADRGTLFLDEIGDMPAELQTRLLRVLADGEFYRVGGHAPVKVDVRIIAATHQDLETRVREGLFREDLFHRLNVIRIHIPPMRERREDIRLLMQHFLNSAAEELGGEPKRIDKETEAYLSGLDWPGNVRQLENTCRWLTVMSPGQEIHMEDLPAELRQGASTEGSSVEWVASLRRWAERQLAAGGGAILDTALPDFERVMIEAALAKTGGRRQEAAKLLGWGRNTLTRKIKELGMEQRTDAP, translated from the coding sequence ATGGATAATGGGCAGACCAAGCCAAAAATCTGGGTAATCGACGACGACCGGTCGATTCGCTGGGTGCTGGAGAAGGCGCTCAAGGCGGAGAACATCGAGGTCAGGAGTTTCGATGAAGCCGGTCCGGCCCTGAAGGCTTTGCAGCGGCAGGAGCCTGACGCCCTGATCACTGACATTCGCATGCCGGGGATGAGCGGACTGGAGCTTCTCTCGGAATTGCGCGCTGGTTATCCCGACCTGCCGGTGATCATCATAACTGCCCACTCCGATCTGGACAGCGCCGTTTCCGCCTATCAGGGCGGCGCCTTCGAATACCTTCCCAAGCCTTTCGATATCGACGAGGCCATGGACCTGGTGCATCGTGCCGTCTCCTATCGGCACGACCACGCCTCGGAAGAGGTGGCTACGGAACCCGAAGAAGAGGCGGAGATCATCGGTGAGGCACCCTCCATGCAGGAGGTCTTTCGCGCCATCGGCCGCCTCTCCCGCTCCAACATCACGGTCCTCATCAACGGTGAATCCGGAACCGGCAAGGAGCTGGTGGCCCGCGCCCTCCACCGCCACAGTCCCCGTGCCGACCAGCCCTTTATCGCCATCAACACCGCTGCCATCCCCCGGGACCTGCTGGAATCGGAACTTTTCGGTCATGAACGCGGGGCCTTTACCGGAGCCCAGGCGGCCCGCAAGGGACGCTTTGAACAGGCCGACCGCGGCACACTGTTTCTGGATGAGATCGGCGACATGCCGGCGGAGCTGCAGACCCGTCTGTTACGGGTGCTGGCCGATGGTGAGTTCTATCGGGTGGGCGGGCACGCACCGGTCAAAGTCGATGTCCGGATCATCGCCGCCACCCATCAGGATCTCGAGACCCGGGTGCGCGAGGGCCTGTTTCGTGAGGACCTGTTCCACCGTCTGAACGTCATTCGCATTCATATACCGCCCATGCGCGAGCGTCGCGAAGACATTCGGCTATTGATGCAGCACTTTCTCAACAGCGCCGCCGAGGAATTGGGTGGCGAACCCAAACGCATCGACAAGGAGACCGAAGCCTATCTCTCCGGCCTCGACTGGCCCGGCAATGTGCGCCAGCTCGAAAACACCTGCCGCTGGCTGACCGTGATGTCCCCCGGTCAGGAAATCCACATGGAGGACCTGCCCGCCGAACTGCGTCAGGGCGCAAGCACCGAAGGCAGCAGCGTCGAATGGGTAGCATCACTACGGCGCTGGGCTGAGCGCCAGCTGGCCGCTGGCGGCGGCGCCATTCTGGACACGGCCCTGCCCGACTTCGAGCGAGTGATGATCGAAGCTGCCCTGGCGAAGACGGGCGGACGCCGCCAGGAGGCTGCCAAACTGCTGGGTTGGGGGCGTAACACCCTCACGCGGAAGATCAAGGAGCTGGGAATGGAGCAGCGTACCGACGCCCCATAG
- a CDS encoding DUF4124 domain-containing protein, whose translation MNRLALLLLLFALPVLAGEAAYRIVHPDGTVEYTDEPPVENGAESIPLPEIQTYEAPPPPRLERPEAAAPKEDDSDRVEYSLKVTQPDSDEHIWVSDWRVPIGVNLSPGLEDDHEIVVTVDGAEVGRGKRTRFTVSPIYRGEHQVSARVVDESGNVLSESEPVTFYIHKHQVNRP comes from the coding sequence ATGAATCGTCTTGCGCTGTTGCTGCTCCTCTTTGCCCTGCCGGTGCTTGCCGGGGAGGCCGCGTATCGTATTGTCCACCCTGACGGCACCGTCGAATACACTGATGAGCCGCCGGTGGAGAACGGTGCCGAATCCATACCGCTGCCGGAGATCCAGACCTATGAGGCGCCGCCGCCTCCTCGCCTGGAGCGGCCCGAAGCGGCCGCACCAAAAGAGGACGACAGCGATCGAGTCGAATATAGTCTGAAGGTCACGCAACCCGATTCTGACGAGCACATCTGGGTCTCCGACTGGAGGGTTCCGATCGGCGTGAATCTCTCCCCCGGGCTGGAGGACGACCATGAGATCGTCGTCACAGTGGACGGCGCCGAGGTGGGGCGTGGAAAACGTACCCGTTTCACCGTCTCACCGATTTACCGGGGCGAGCACCAGGTATCGGCCCGGGTGGTGGATGAATCGGGCAATGTATTGAGCGAAAGTGAACCGGTGACCTTTTATATTCACAAGCACCAGGTCAACCGTCCCTGA